The genomic interval ACTACGACCTCGAAATCGCCGGCGGACTCGGCGACCTCGATGGCGAAATATTCAGAATCGGCTGTATGGGACACGGCGCGCGCGAAAAGAACGTCGCGTTCCTCCTCACCGCGCTCGCCGACGCCCTCGACAGCCTCGGCGCGGACGTCGACCCCGCGGGCGGCATCGACGCGGCCCGCGACTCACTCTGAGGGCGCTCGCGCGACCTCGTACTCGCCGTCCTCCTCGACGCCGATAACCGCGTAGTCGTAGTCGGGTGCGGCTCGGTCGAGCAGGTCTCCGAGGTCGGGAACGTAGTCTTTCCACGTCACGAAACAACGCATCCGGTCGCCCGACGGCGTGTCTACGTCGTCCGTGACCGCGAGCACCTCGACCTCCTTCCAATCCCGGGCCGCGGTGAACGTCGCGCCGTCGCCCGCGACGCTGTACCCGAGGTCGGCGAAGATCGACTTGGCTTCCTCAGACGGTGGGCCGATGTGTGACACCATCTACCACATCCTACAGGGGCGGGTGTGATAAGCTTTGCCGCCCCACCTTTTTGGAGACGAGGCGCGGAGCGCCTCGTCTCGAAAAACCTGGAGGGAAAAAGACCGCACCGCTACCGCGAGACGCTACCCTGCCGCCTTCTCGTGAACGAGCGAACAGGCGGCCGGAGGCCGCCGAACGGACGAGCGGCGCAGCCGTGAGTCGAACGAGGGGGAGCCAGGCGCGTGAGCGAAGTCGTGGACTTCACTCATGCGCCGCATCCCATTCGTCGGGTTTGCGGAGGTTGCCGCAGTCGTTGCACTGGATGCGGCCCATGGAGTCCATGGCGTTGTCGAGGGTTTCGCAGTTGAGGCAGTACCAGCCGTACTTCCGGGTTCTGTCACGGTCGCGGTAGACGGCGAGGAAGGGCGCTTTCTCGCCGCGTTCGCCCTCGTCCTCGGCGACGTAGAGCGTTTCGCCGTCTCCGTTCGTAATGACACGCTCGGTCATACTGTGTTTTCAGTCAGCGGAGGCTTCATCCTTCTGCTTACCTCCTATATCTATACACGAAGCTAATGAAAAGATATGTGTAGTATAATCAATTAAATTGGGAACATGAATCGGAGAAACCTGATTCAGAAGGTCGGAGCCGGTGCGATCACTCTTGCAGCATCAACACAGTAGCTCGCCATGGAACGGAACGTAATGCTGATCGCCACAGTCCTCACCGCCCTCGTTGTCGGGGGTGTCGTTGGTGCGTTTGTGGCTCCGCAGCCTGCTCCGTCCGCGGACAGCGTGTCGCCGCCGTCGGACGGATTGGTCGTAAGCTCTACTGGACAGTATTGTCTCGGTAACACGTCGGAATACGATGGGTGGCTGTACACTACCGCGGACGAACGCGGATACGATGTCTCATTCAACGTAACTGTCGTGCATGGGACGGAAACGTCCTTGAACTGGAGCGTCGATTCGATGCCGAACGACGAGTACGTAATCAACCTCCGCACGCAGTCGGCATCCCCCGAGACATCTGGTAGTGCCGAACCGGATTGCACTGTCGGAACAACTGTGGTCGGAACGACGAAGATCCCCGCAAACTACACGACTGTTCGCGTAGCAGTTGACGGGAGAACCATTGCAACGGTTGATAGAGACGGGACACTCCCGGAACTGCAAGAGATCGAGACTGCTGTTTCGACAGCAAGCGAGACGAACACCTCTTCGACTTACAAGCCGCCGTGAGAGCTTTCGGCCGGACTCCGCGGGTTCGTCACGTATTTGATGTACAGCACTCCTGACGACAGGCCTATATTTGTCTCCCCGTTCGACTTACGTAATGAGTCTTCGTTTCCTCCATTACTCGGACGTGGAGAACGCCCACGACGACCCCGAGCGAATCGGGCGGCTCGCGGGCGCGCTCCGCGAACTCGCCGGCGACGACACCGTGGTCGCGGGGACGGGCGACAACACGTCGCCGGGCGTGCTGCCGCTCGTGACCGAGGGAATGCAGGCCGTGGATTTCTTCGAGGCGGCGGGGACGGACGTGGAGACGTTCGGGAACCACGACTTCGACTACGGCGTCGAGGCGACGCGTCGAGTGGTCGCGGCGTCCCCGCAGACGTGGGTGAGCGCGAACGTCCGCGAGGACGGCGAGCGGTTCGCGGCGGACGAGGGCGTCGTGCCGTGGCTCACCATCGACCGCGCCGGCACTACCGTCGGCGTGACGGGCGTCACCGACCCGAAGACGCCCTCCATCAACCCGAACGCGGGCGCGGTGACGTTCGAAGACCCGATTGCGGCGGTTCGTGAGGCCGAGGCGGAACTCCGTGCCGCGGGCGCGGAGCACGTCGTCGTCCTCAGCCACCTCGGGAACGGCGACCAGGAACTCGCGGTCGAGACGGACGTGGACGTGGTGCTCGGCGGGCACGTCCACACGGAACTCCAGGAGCGCATCGAGGGCACGCTCCTCACGCGCCCGGGCGTGAACGGCGAGGTCGTCTACGAGGTCGAACTCGGCCGCGACCCCGCGGTCACCCGGCACCGCGTCGCGGACTTCGGCGTGAACGAGTCGGTCGCGGGCGCGCTCCGCGAGCGCGAGTCGGACGCCGCGCTGGACGAGGTCGTCGCGCACGTCGCCGACCCCATCGAGCGCTCCGAGGCGACGACGTTCCGCGGGGAGAGCCGCATCGGGAACTTCGTCGCGGACGCCTATCGGTGGGCCGGCGACGCGGACGTGGGCCTCCAGAACAGCGGCGGCATCCGCTCCGGGCCGGCGCTCGACGGCGACGTAACCGTTGCCGACCTCGTCTCCGTCGTTCCCTTCGACGAACCCGTCGCGGTCGCGGAACTCACCGGCGAGGAACTCCGCACCGTCCTCCGCCAATCCCACGGCGCGACCGTCGGGTTCGGGGAGGCCGACTGGTGGCACTCCCACGTCAGCGGCGTCGAACTCGTCTGGGACACGACCCGCGAGGAACTCGCGGAGGTCACGGTCGGCGGCGACCCGCTCGACCCCGACGCCTCGTACACGGTGGCGACGAACGACTACATCTTCCACACCGACCACGAGTTCCCGCTGCTCGACCACGACCACCGGACGGGAACGCTCGACACCCAGTACGAGGTGCTCGCGGCGTACGCCCGCGCGTTCGGTATCGACCCCGACGTGGAGGGGCGGGTGCGGCGGCGTCCGACGAAGGAGGCTTAGGCCCCCCGAGTGTACGCGTCCGTATGGCACTCGTCGTGGTTCCGGTTCGCTACCCGCTCACGGAACACTCGAAAGGAACCCTGGAGGCGGCTATCGAGGAGGCGCGCGAGCGCGACGCAGACCTCACCGTCCTCCACGTGAACCTCTATCAGGACGACCGGCGGGTCACGCGAACCGCCCTCAAGCACGCGGTCGAGCGCGCGTTCGGCCCGCTCGACTTCGCGCGGTACGTCGTCCGCCGGAGCTTCCTCGTCGAACAGGCCATCCTCGACGAGGTCGCGGGCGAGGACGCGGACGTGGTCGTCATCGGCCACAAGCAGATGCCGCGGTGGCGGCGCACCCTCCGGCGGCTGTTCGGCACGCCCGACATCGAGTCCTTCCTCCGGGGCGAACTCGACTGCGAACTCATCAGCGTTCCCGGTCGCTGACGGCCGCGTCAACCCCCTCGCGCGCGTCGTCGAACACGAGGTGGCGGTGCGGGTACGCGATTGTCACGGAGTCCGTCTCCTGGAGTTTCTCCCAGACCTTCTCCTGGACTGCGGAGCGAACGGAGAGGAGTTTGTAGGGTTCGCGCGCCCAGTACCGGAGCGTGAGGTTCACCGAACTGTCGCCGTACTCGTCGATGTAACACGTCGGCTTCGCGGGGTAGCGCGCGCTCCCGATGCGGACGCCGGGGCCGCCCGAGATGACTTCGTCCACCTCGGCGGCGGCCGTCTCGATGAGTCGGCGGGCTTCGTCCAGGTCGCCCTCGTACGTCACGCCGACCGTGAGCGAGAGTCGCGTGCGCTCGTCCTCGGCGGAGTAGTTGATGATGTCGCGCTCGCGCATCGTCCCGTTCGGCACCACGAGGAACGTGTTGTCGAGCGTGAACACCTTCGTGTAGCGGAGCGTGATGTCCTCCACGAACCCGCGCTCGCCCGTGTCCGTGATTTCCACGAGGTCGCCGATTTCGTACGGTTGGTCGGCGAGCACGAACACGCCGTTGATGACGCTCCCGACAATGGGCGCGAGCACGAGACCGAGCACCGCGGAGAACACCGTGACGGAGAGCACGAGGTCGCCGAGTTCCAGTCCGAGGAAGCCCATCGCGGCGAACACGCCGACGAGGAGCGACCCGACGCGGAGCGACCGCAGGATGGTGCGGGTGACGCTCGGGCGCTGGAACCGCCGCGCCACCCGCCGCCCGAGCACGCGCACGAGGAGTTTCCCCGCGTACCAGCCGGCGACGATGACGACGATCGCGGACAGGAGGTTCCACTCTTCGCGTCCCCACCAGTCGAGCGACACCACGCCCTCCAAGACCATACGGGACGCACGACGCCGGCCCCCTAAACCGTTGCCCACCGAGACAATCTCTAAGCCCCTCCCCGAAGTAGACTCAGACATGACGGACGCGAACCGCTTCGCCGCCGACCCCCTCACGCACGACGAACCCGACTTCTCAATCACGCACGAGACCGACCCGAGCGGCGTCCTCGTCGCCGGTTTCTCCAGTTTCGGGCTCGCCGGCCTCACCGCCGTCGATTACCTCGTCGACCGCCTCGACCTCCACGAGACCGGCCACATCACCGTCGATTCCCTCCCGTCCATCACGCCCTTCGAGAACGGCCACCCCCGACACCACACCCGCTTTTTCTCCCGGGACGACCTCGACATCACCGTCCTCACGGGCGAACTCTACGTCCCCCAGCTCGCCGCGGACGCCCTCACCACCGCCATCACGGACTGGACCGCCGAGAACGGCGTGCAGGAAATCGCCGTCCCCGCGGGCATCCCGCTCGCGCACGGCCCCGACGACCACCGCACCTTCTACATCGCCACCCCCGACTACCACGAGAAACGCCTCACCGACCGCGACATCCCGCCGATGGGCTCCGGCTTCCTCGACGGCGTCAACGCCGGCATCCTCGAACACGCCATCGACACAGACCTCGCCGCCGCCACCTACGTCACGCCCGTCCACGCCGAAGTCCCGGACGTGGAAGCCAGCCTCCGCCTCCTCGACGCCCTCGACGCCGTCTACGACCTCGACCTCGACACCGAACCCCTCCAGCAGTTCGCGAAACAAGTCCGCGACTACTACGCCGAACTCAACGCCCGCGTCGAAGACATCGACGACTCCCAGCGCCCCGACGACCGCATGTACATGTAGACGGACGGTTTTCCAGTTCGGGGTCGCTATCGCGACCCACTCACTGCAAAAACCCTCCACGAAAAAAGCCGCGAACGCGGAGCGTTCGCGGTGAACCGCCTCGCTACCGGGTTCTTCGACCCGCTCGCTCGACGGATGCTTCTGCTGCTGTTCTCGTTCCGACCTATTTGATGGCGTCGGGCACGTCCGCGGGAGCGTGTCGCGCTAGTCGCTCTCGCGGGTTTCGAGTTCGATGCGACCGGTGGCGACCGTAGTCAGGGGAACGGGTGGTAGGACTTCTCCAGGTCGGGACTGAACCCGAGAGATTCGGGGACGGATTCGGCGCGCTCGCCGAAGTAGGCGTCGGCGACGAACAGCGGCTGGGCGTCGGGGACGAGGACGCGCGCGGCCTCGAAGCCGAGCGCGTCTACGTCGCGGGTGGTGAGGCGGGCGGCGTAGGCGTCGAGGTCGGCGTCCGCCAGCCGAGCCACGACGGCGTCGAGTTCGTCCCCGGGAACCCTATCGGGGCCGACGGAGTCCGTCGGAACGACCGTTTCGGGAGTGACGAAGTCGCGAACGCGACCGGGGTAGTCGGCGTACGCGCCGATAGCGCCCTCCTGCTGGGCGGCGGTCTCCCGACCCATCGCTCGGAGTTCCATCCAGTTCTGGACGGCCTCTTCGAGCGCGCCCCGGGCGGCCGCGTCCGGGTCGAGGCTGGCGCTCGACCCGAGCGCGAACCGCGGCCACTCCTCGCGGGTGACGGCGACGCCGACGACGGGCACGTCCACGTCCTGCGTCAGCAAGAACGCGGTCGCGTCGAGGCCCTCGCTCCGCGCGCGCTTCGCGAGTTCGTCGTACGCGTCGTCCTCGACGGCGAGGCCGAGCGGGTCGTACGTCGAGTACCACGCGAGCATCGCCGCGTCCCGCTCCACGACCTCGTACAGGCCGGAGAGCACGGCTTCCTCGGCGGTGTTCCCGAGTCCGAGGCCGGTCGTAATCGAGTCGCGATACCGTTCCTCGTGCGGCGGGAACTGCACGAACTCCGCGGGGAGCAGGGCGTCCTCGTCAGCGTCGAGGCGTTCGCCGCGCACCCACTGGAGGGCGTCGTCCGGGTCGGGCGTCGGCGCGCCGTCCGGGAGCACGAACTCGCTCGGCGGTACGGCGTCGGGATGCGTCGGCATCGCCGTCTCGAACGCCGACGACCGGTAGACGCCCGCGGCGTACCGCTCCAGCGCCTCCCCGACGGCCTTCACGTACGCCTCGTTCCAGTCGGTGGCGACGCCAGCGGCCTGCCGTGCGGCGGTCGCGTCGCTGAACGCGCTCGTGTCGCTCACCTGCGCGAGGTAGTACGGCGCGGGGTACGACTCGCGCTCGCCGACCGCCGCCACCGCGCCCACGCGGTCGTCCACCGCGCGCGCCGCCGCGTCCGCCGCCGCCTCCACGCTCCGCGACTCGCCACCCCAGTCGAACTCGTGCGTGCGTTCGCCGCCGCAGACGGGACACGTCGGCACCGGGAGGAACGACCGCCGGGTGTGCGGAGCCTCGACGACGTGCCCGCCGAACGACTCGCCGGCGAGCGCGCGAACCGCGAGTCGGCCCGCGAGCGCGCCCGCGAACCTTGCCGTGCTCCGGTCGGCGCTCGGCGCGTCCGCGACCTCGGGGTCGTTCGCCGCGACCCGCGAGCGCAGGCACGCGAAACAGCCGTCGTCCGGCCAGAACCCCGAGACAGCGGCGTCCACGTCCGCGAGCGCGTACCCGCCGAGACCGCCGACCTCGACCGCCAGCCACGGCCCCTCGATGGTTCGGTTCGCGGCCGCGAACCCCTCGCTTCCGGCGAGACCGACGACGACGGCGAGGTCGGCGTCCGCGCCCCCCGATACGTCCGCGTCCTCCACGGCGGCGTCCGCGTCCGCGAGCGCGGATCGGACGGCGTCCGCGGCCGACCCGCTCCCGACGACCGCGACGATGTCACTCATGGCTACGCGAACAGAGAGCGAGAAGAAAGACGTGGCGGATTACGCGAGGATGGTCTGCGCGACGGACGCGAGTTCGCTCGGCTTCGCGTCCTGCAGGCGCTCGTCCGCGAACTTCAAGCGGAGACGCGGACGCCCCACGTCGATGGGAACCTTCTCCGTGTCGATGAGCCCGAGGTCTTCGAGCTTCGTCTTCGTGCGGCTGAACGTCGCCTTCGACGCGATACCCACGTCCTCGCCCCACTTCGAGATGTCGTAGAGGAGCACGCGGTTCTTCGCCGCGACGAGCAGGCTGAGCGTGACCTCGTCGATGCTGTCGTCGTCGCCGCGCGCGGTCTCCATCGCGGCGAGCGCGGACTCGAAGTCCTGTTCGACCTCGCTCCCGATTTCCTCGGTGAGCGTGCGCTCGACGCGACTGATGCCGGGCGTGCGGAGGGAGAACTCGTCCGCGGACTCCCAGTCGGCCTCGGCGGCGTCGAGCACGTCCGCGACGAACGAGTCGTCGTCCGTCGTCAGCCCGCCGGTCTCGCTCCCCGCGTCAACGAGGGAGACGACGCGGTCGTTCGTGACGAACGTCGAACTCCGCGGCGGTTCCTCGGTCGTGCGGAGCGAGAGTACGTCCGCCTCGACGAGGTCGGCGGTGTTGCTCGCGACGATGAAGTCGTCCATCGTGTCCTTGAGGAGGCGTTCCGCGGCGACGAGGCGTACCGACGGGAGGTCGGCGTCCGTCTCGGTCGCCGCGTCGACGAAGGCCTCGATGACGTCCGCGGACGGGTTTCGGACGTAGAGCTCCGAGGGTTCCTCGTCGAGAATCGCGACGACGACCTCCGAGACGGTCGCGCCGAGTAGGTTCTGGGCTGCCATGCCCTCAGGTAAGGGTCGCCATCATATATAATTTACTCGATACTGGTCGCGAGTAAAGTAATTTAGAGCCGTGAGACGGCCGCATTCGACCAGACGAACTCGCCGTCGAACACCACCGGCGCGTCGGCGTCAGCGAGCACCTCGCGGAGTTCCGACGCGGTCAGGGTCTCGGTCTCCCGGCGGCCGGACGGGCCGGCGCGCGCGGACGGAAACGGCGACGGTTCGTAGTCGCCGTGCGTCCGGACGCCGCCGCCCTCGTACGCGACCTCGTACGCGTCCCCG from Salarchaeum japonicum carries:
- a CDS encoding DUF7116 family protein codes for the protein MVSHIGPPSEEAKSIFADLGYSVAGDGATFTAARDWKEVEVLAVTDDVDTPSGDRMRCFVTWKDYVPDLGDLLDRAAPDYDYAVIGVEEDGEYEVARAPSE
- a CDS encoding DUF5816 domain-containing protein, with protein sequence MTERVITNGDGETLYVAEDEGERGEKAPFLAVYRDRDRTRKYGWYCLNCETLDNAMDSMGRIQCNDCGNLRKPDEWDAAHE
- a CDS encoding bifunctional metallophosphatase/5'-nucleotidase — its product is MSLRFLHYSDVENAHDDPERIGRLAGALRELAGDDTVVAGTGDNTSPGVLPLVTEGMQAVDFFEAAGTDVETFGNHDFDYGVEATRRVVAASPQTWVSANVREDGERFAADEGVVPWLTIDRAGTTVGVTGVTDPKTPSINPNAGAVTFEDPIAAVREAEAELRAAGAEHVVVLSHLGNGDQELAVETDVDVVLGGHVHTELQERIEGTLLTRPGVNGEVVYEVELGRDPAVTRHRVADFGVNESVAGALRERESDAALDEVVAHVADPIERSEATTFRGESRIGNFVADAYRWAGDADVGLQNSGGIRSGPALDGDVTVADLVSVVPFDEPVAVAELTGEELRTVLRQSHGATVGFGEADWWHSHVSGVELVWDTTREELAEVTVGGDPLDPDASYTVATNDYIFHTDHEFPLLDHDHRTGTLDTQYEVLAAYARAFGIDPDVEGRVRRRPTKEA
- a CDS encoding universal stress protein; protein product: MALVVVPVRYPLTEHSKGTLEAAIEEARERDADLTVLHVNLYQDDRRVTRTALKHAVERAFGPLDFARYVVRRSFLVEQAILDEVAGEDADVVVIGHKQMPRWRRTLRRLFGTPDIESFLRGELDCELISVPGR
- a CDS encoding mechanosensitive ion channel family protein encodes the protein MVLEGVVSLDWWGREEWNLLSAIVVIVAGWYAGKLLVRVLGRRVARRFQRPSVTRTILRSLRVGSLLVGVFAAMGFLGLELGDLVLSVTVFSAVLGLVLAPIVGSVINGVFVLADQPYEIGDLVEITDTGERGFVEDITLRYTKVFTLDNTFLVVPNGTMRERDIINYSAEDERTRLSLTVGVTYEGDLDEARRLIETAAAEVDEVISGGPGVRIGSARYPAKPTCYIDEYGDSSVNLTLRYWAREPYKLLSVRSAVQEKVWEKLQETDSVTIAYPHRHLVFDDAREGVDAAVSDRER
- a CDS encoding proteasome assembly chaperone family protein; protein product: MTDANRFAADPLTHDEPDFSITHETDPSGVLVAGFSSFGLAGLTAVDYLVDRLDLHETGHITVDSLPSITPFENGHPRHHTRFFSRDDLDITVLTGELYVPQLAADALTTAITDWTAENGVQEIAVPAGIPLAHGPDDHRTFYIATPDYHEKRLTDRDIPPMGSGFLDGVNAGILEHAIDTDLAAATYVTPVHAEVPDVEASLRLLDALDAVYDLDLDTEPLQQFAKQVRDYYAELNARVEDIDDSQRPDDRMYM
- a CDS encoding YcaO-like family protein, producing the protein MSDIVAVVGSGSAADAVRSALADADAAVEDADVSGGADADLAVVVGLAGSEGFAAANRTIEGPWLAVEVGGLGGYALADVDAAVSGFWPDDGCFACLRSRVAANDPEVADAPSADRSTARFAGALAGRLAVRALAGESFGGHVVEAPHTRRSFLPVPTCPVCGGERTHEFDWGGESRSVEAAADAAARAVDDRVGAVAAVGERESYPAPYYLAQVSDTSAFSDATAARQAAGVATDWNEAYVKAVGEALERYAAGVYRSSAFETAMPTHPDAVPPSEFVLPDGAPTPDPDDALQWVRGERLDADEDALLPAEFVQFPPHEERYRDSITTGLGLGNTAEEAVLSGLYEVVERDAAMLAWYSTYDPLGLAVEDDAYDELAKRARSEGLDATAFLLTQDVDVPVVGVAVTREEWPRFALGSSASLDPDAAARGALEEAVQNWMELRAMGRETAAQQEGAIGAYADYPGRVRDFVTPETVVPTDSVGPDRVPGDELDAVVARLADADLDAYAARLTTRDVDALGFEAARVLVPDAQPLFVADAYFGERAESVPESLGFSPDLEKSYHPFP
- the tbsP gene encoding transcriptional regulator TbsP translates to MAAQNLLGATVSEVVVAILDEEPSELYVRNPSADVIEAFVDAATETDADLPSVRLVAAERLLKDTMDDFIVASNTADLVEADVLSLRTTEEPPRSSTFVTNDRVVSLVDAGSETGGLTTDDDSFVADVLDAAEADWESADEFSLRTPGISRVERTLTEEIGSEVEQDFESALAAMETARGDDDSIDEVTLSLLVAAKNRVLLYDISKWGEDVGIASKATFSRTKTKLEDLGLIDTEKVPIDVGRPRLRLKFADERLQDAKPSELASVAQTILA